In Parabacteroides timonensis, the genomic stretch GCGGTGCTCGACTCTTTTGCATGGGCCATCACCCTATGCCTAAAAAGCGGGCAGCATGTGGAACTGGAGGAACTGGGGTATTTCTCACCTTCACTCCGTACCCAGCCGTCGGCCGACGGAAAGAAAATGACGGTTATGGTGGACGGAGTAAATTTCCGTTGCTCGGAAAAGCTGAAAGAAGGATTAAGAAATGCAGAACTCGAACATGTTAAAACTCCGGCTAAGCTGACACTCGACGAACGGGAAAAGAAGATGCTGGATTTCCTGCAACGAAACAAGCGGATTTCAACACTCGACTATGCAGAATTGAACGGCTGTTCACGTTATCGTGCCACTGCCGATATAAAACTATTTGTCGAAAAAGGTGTTCTTTCTAAAATAGGAGGCGGAACGCATGTCATGTATGTATTACCGATTAATAATTAATAACCGAATGAAACAAAAACGATTTTTAATCTATTCCCTGTTAAGTTTTTTCTGCCTCTTCCAACTGGCAGCACAACAGGAAATGCAACCACTGCCTATCGATCCGCAGGTTCGCTACGGTAAACTGTCGAACGGATTGACGTATTATATCCGTCACAACGAACTTCCCAAAGAACGGGCCGACTTCTATATTGCGCAAAACGTAGGCTCCATGTTGGAAGAAGAGAACCAGCGCGGACTGGCCCACTTCCTGGAACACATGGCTTTCAACGGATCAAAAAACTTTCCGGATAAAGGAATGGACGAATTCACCGAGAGTGTAGGTATGCGCGGCGGCGAAAATTTCAATGCTTATACCAGCTTCGATGAGACAGTGTATATGATCATGAACGCTCCGGTCACCCGTGAAAGTGTAGTAGACTCCTGCCTGTTGATCCTGCATGACTGGTCGGGTTTCATCACACTGGCCGATTCCGCCATAGAGAAAGAACGCGGCGTGATCCGTGAAGAATGGCGTACGCGCCAGGATGCGCAGGCACGTCTCTGGGAACAGCAACTACCGAAGATGTATCCGGACAGCCGTTATGCCCACCGCATGCCGATCGGAACGATCGATGTGATCAACAACTTCAAACCGAACGAACTACGCGACTACTACCACAAATGGTATCGCCCCGACCTACAGGCTATTATCATCGTTGGCGACATCGACGTCGATAAAGTGGAAGCAGCCGTTAAAAAGATCTTTGCCGATATCCCGGCTCCGGTAAACCCGGCTCCCCGCGAAATGTTCGAAGTGGCAGACAACGATATGCCGCTGATCTCCATTGCTACCGATAAGGAGGCTTCAAACACGATCCTGTCTATCTTCTACAAACATGAAAAGATGCCGCAGGATATGTATGGTACGATTGCCGGAGTGGTAAAAGATTATATCCAGAGCGTAGCAGCCACGATGATGAACGAACGTTTCAACGAAATGGTACAGAAAGCCAATCCCCCGTTCGTTGCTGCACAAGCTTCAGACGGCGATTATATGATATCGAAAACAAAAGGTGCCTGGTCGGTAGCCGCATTGGTTAAAGACAATGAAGTGGACTCTGCCATGAATGCGCTGGTCACAGAGACAGAACGCGTAAAACGTTTCGGTTTCACTCCTTCTGAGTATGATCGGGCACGCATTAATGTGCTCAAACAATACGAATCGCTCTACAACGACCGCGACAAACAACGTAACAGTGCCTTCACCAACGAATATGTACGCCACTTTACCGAAGGTGGATATATTCCGGGTATTGAAACGGAATACGCGTTGATCGGGCAGATCGCCCAGGCTGTTCCGGTTGAACAGGTCAACAAATATATCCAGGATATGATCGGCGAACGGAATATCGTTATCAGCCTGACCGGTCCGGAAAAAGAAGGTGTCACCTATCCTACCGACGAACAGCTGCTCCGCGATTTTATGAAAGCACAACGCATTCCGGTAGAGCCTTATAAGGAAACACTTTCGAACGAACCTTTGATCTCGGAACTACCAGCCCCAGGTAAAATCACGGATAGCAAAGAAGATCCGTTGTTCGGTGCCACCGTATTGACCTTAAATAACGGCATTAAAGTAGTACTGAAACATACCGATTTCAAAAAGGACGAGATCATTATGACGGCAACCAGCTCGGGCGGAAGTACCTTATTCGGAAATAAGGATATCGACAACCTGAAAGTATTCAACGAAGTCATCGACCTCGGCGGTTTGGGAAATTTCTCGGCTATCGACCTCAACAAGATGCTGGCCGGCAAGAAAGTATCCTGTTCTACTTCGCTCGGAATGGATAGCGAAAACGTAAACGGCTCCTCCACTCCTTCCGACCTGAAGACATTATTCGAATTGATCTACCTCAATTTCACGGCTCCGCGTATGGATGAAGAAGCATACAAATCTTTTGAAAACCGTATGATTGCCCAGCTGAAAAATGTGGAACTGAATCCGATGGTAGCCTTCAGCGACTCACTGACGAAAGCTATTTATAATAATAACCCGCGCGCCATGCGTATCGATCCGGCTGATTTCAAGAATATCAGCTATCCGCGTATCATGGAAATGTACAAGGAACGCTTCGGCGATGCCTCCGGTTTTGTCTTTACTTTCGTAGGAAACATCAATACCGACAGTATCCGTCCATTGGTAGAACAATATCTGGCAACTCTGCCCGCCAACGGTAAAATAGAACAGGGAAATGTAAAAGAGGTTCCGGCCATCCGTAAAGGTGAATACATAAATCGTTTCAAACGTCAGATGGAAACCCCTAAAGCTTCCGTCGTAAACTTCTATTCCGGAGAAATGGATTACAACCTGGAAAACATCATCACGGCCACCATGTTGAAACAGGTGCTCGACCTGGTGTATATGGAAAAGGTACGTGAAGAAGAAGGCGGCACATACGGTGTACAGACCTCTGCCCGTATCTCTTCTTTCCCCAAAGGACAAACCTTCCTGCAGGCTTATTTCGACACCGATCCTGACAAACGGGAACAGATGAACACAATCGTACGCAACGAACTGAAACGTATCTCCGATATCGGTCCGCGTCCGGAAGATTTCAAAAAGACGCAGGACAATATCCTGAAACGTCATGCAGAGAACCAGCAGGAAAATGGTTACTGGCTGAATACGCTGGATAATTATTACTACAAAGGATTCGACGCCGCAACGAAATATGTCGAAACAGTCAACAGCATCACTCCTGCCAAAATACAGGCCTTCACCAAAAAGCTACTTGGCCAGGGAAATAGTATCGAGGTGGTGATGGAGCCGTAATACGATATAACATTCGCCAAATTTAAAATAAGAAAGTATCTCATACGAGTTCTGTCCTATTTTAAATTTGGCGATTTTAACCTTCTATTATTTAACAAATATCTAATAAAGTAATCCAAACATCCAAAGCGGAATTCTGTTATGATGTCCCACTTCCGTACCATCTACCGCCAAAAAACTATCGGAAACATCTTTTATCTGGTCAAACGTTTTTGTCCGCCCACCGACCTCGAATAAATAATGACGATCGACATAAAAATCACCTTGACGAGGTAATAATAATTCATGATAAACACTCAACTGATTAAAAAAGAAAGTCTCTCTCAATGTTCCAATATCAGTATTTGAAGATAATGCATACATTAAATTAGAATTATCCAAATAAATTTTATCGGGCCGTGAAAGACTCTTATAGTTTTTTACCTGGGTGGTCAACAACGCTAACAATCCGCCCCTTTCCAATGCATATAACATCTTCAAGCCCTGCTCCCTGTTTGTTTCCAACTCTTTATAGAGTTCGTTCATTTTAGGTGTATGTGGAACTCTCTCTACTAATATCATTAACAATTTCTTTACCTTTTGCGTAGTAACATATTGTACATCTTCCACGGCCGGCAAGTCTGATTCAATCACTTGCCTGACAACTTCCTGCAATCTAAAATCATATCCTTCATAAGTATCTTTATAAAACGGATAATAACCGGTTCGGAGATATTTTTCAAATAAAGGGAGTATCTTAACCTGCTCTGTTACTCCGGATGCAATAGCCACATGGTTCTGCAAGATCTCTTCCAGAGAATATGCCGGTATCTTCATTCCGCATTCAAACTCCAGAAATTCCCTGAATGAAAGCCCAGCCAATTGATAAACCATCTGACGTCTGGATAGATCACCTTGTTGTATGTCAATCTCTAACATAGATGAACCAGTATATGCAACATGTAAATCCGGATAATCATCATTCAGATTTTTCAACATCGTTTGCCACTGTGGAAATCTATGCACTTCATCAAGAAAAAGATAAGTACCTCCATGCGTATAGTGATACTCTACCAAATCATCCAAGGAATGAGTGGTAAACCATAAATTATCTAATGACACATACAAAGCACGATCAGTCTGATCAAAATTCCGTTTGATATGTTGAAGCATTAGCGTTGTTTTCCCTACACCTCTTGCACCCTTGATACCTATAAGCTTATCATTCCAATTAATTTTTTCATAAAGAAACCTAGTGAAGGACATAGGAGTTTCTTTCAGTTTTCTCCGATAGCCCCGATAAATCTTTTCGATGTCTTTTTCTTCCATTTTATTGTCTTCTTGTTCTAGCACAAATATAGAAAATAAATCTCACAAAGTCTTTTTTTAGAAAAAAAACAATCTTACAAAGTCTTTTTTGAAGCAAATATCTCAGAAATTTCAAAGAATTACTCTATCTCTGTTCTCAAAAATGATATGCAGGAACCATTTTTATCCGCTTGCCGTCTTTCTCAAAAGCGTCACTTTGACTCATTGTAACGATTGTTCTATCAAAAACACGCAAGTTTTCTCATATTTTAAATTGGTGATTTTATTGGAATATCGTTCTCCTTATTTTACTTTTGTAGTGAAAACTAAAATAACGAGTACATAAAATAATTAGGAAATCGATCAACCAACGTTTTAAAAGAGATTACAGATGGAAAACGTGGACGGATCTATATCTTAAAAAACATGTAGAGATATTCAAATAATATAAAACCACGAATATGAGAGCTTTATCTTACTTATTTTCTATCCTTATTGTCTTTTTGTGTATCAGTTTTAATGGATATTCGCAAGAATTGACAACCGAACTAAACACTGGTTATAAAGTGGGAGATTATGAAGTGTTTGTATTTGCCGAAGGTTCAGGAGATGCAGAGACGGGCTTATTGATAGACGCGCCGGCAGATATAACAGCTAAATATGCTCCAAACGGAACCTTTCCGATCGCAACAAACGTTGTATTGGTAAAAGGGAAAGGCAAAGTATGGCTCATAGATACCGGCTACGGATGGAAAATTTTCGAGCATATGAAGAACCTTGGTGTTGAATGCCAGGATGTAGACCAAATACTGTTGACACATATGCACGGAGACCATGTAGGAGGAATGCTGTTGGATGGAAATCCTGTTTTCGTAAACTCATCGATAGCCGTAAGCGACAAAGAACTGGCTTATTGGAGCAGTGAAGTAGAAATGAACAAGTTCCCGCCCGACCAGCGCGGAAATTTCCATACAGTCCAGAAGATAAAGGAACAATACGGTACAAAAGTCAAAACAGTACAAGCTCTTGCGCTCGACGGGGATTACGGCGACGGCATCTTCCCGATAGAGGCCTACGGCCATACCCCAGGACATATAATGTATCTCATCTCCGACGGCGGCGAAAAGCTGCTGGTATGGGGCGACCTGACACATGCCCTAGCTATACAGATGCCACACCCCGAGATATCTATAACCTATGACGTCGATCCCGACATGGCACGAGAAACACGCCTGAAAGTGCTGGAATACCTCGCCGACAAGGACATCGCCGTAATAGGAATGCATGTTCCGGTTCCTCAGCCGGGAAAGATTGTGAAAGATGAAATTTCCGGAAGATACAAGTTTTTATCAAAACTAAAATAGCGTATCCATCTATCTCATTGAGCATATGCCTCAACCAGCTGTTGTTTACCAAATATTATAGCCGATTGATCTTTCACCATTCGTTTGATTGTAGAACGATTTTCTTCTATATCATTACGAAGTACTACCACTACCCGATTCTCTTCATTAGAAACATAAATATTATCTGTATCAACTTCATGATTACAATTGTATCCTAAAACAGAAGATAAAAGATTTTTAAAGATGGATTGTACCTAATTAAAGAAAAAGTGTATATTTGTCCAATTATTCCTTATTTATAATACTACTAGCTGACGGCAATGATTGATTTAAAAAGCTTTAATCAATTTTTTACGGACTATCAGCAACGCTTTGTATACTTTGCTTGTACTTATGTGCACAACGAAGCTGTTGCAGAAGACTTCGTTATCGAGGCCATGATGTATTATTGGGAAAACAAAGACAGATTATCAGCCGATACCAATATACCGGCTTATGTACTGACTACTATCAAACATAAATGTATAGACTACCTTCGACACCAACAAATACGACAAGACGCTACTGATGAAATATCCCAATTATATGCCTGGGAGTTGTCGAGTAGGATTGTCAGCCTAGAAGATTTTGAACCTAATGACATTTTTACAACAGAAATATTGACTATTGTTAATAAGACATTGAATACTTTGCCGGTTCAAAGTAAACAAATATTTATAATGAGCCGTTACGAAAACAAGTCTTACAAAGAAATAGCCCTTTTACTGAACATGACTCCCAAAGGAGTAGAATTTCATATTGCCAAAGTTACCAAAGTTTTACGCTTAGCATTAAAGGATTATCTACCCGCCTCATTATTTTTTTTCCATTTTCTTTAAAAAAGTTGCCTTTTTTACTAGGGCTTACTTCTCATGACTCGCTATTTCTATAGAGACTACAACAAATTTATTTATGGATAAAGATATATTATATCGTTTTTTTGAAGGAAATACTTCCGTAAGGGAGATGAAACAGATAAAAGAATGGGTTGAAGCTTCCGATGAAAACAGCAAACAATTCCGCATGGAACGTAAGCTGTTCAATGCTATGGTCCTTACCGGCGATTTAAAACAAACCAATATATATACTACTGGTAATAAGAAAAATACCTCTTTTTCCAAAGAACTTTTAAAAATAGCCTCTATTATTGTAATTACAGTAGCTATAACAGCCACAGCATTTCTAATAAGACAAGATAAAGACAACTCCAATTTCACCATGCAAACAATCACGGTACCAGCCGGTCAGCGAGTCAATCTGGATCTGCCTGATGGTTCAAACGTCTGGTTGAATGCCGGAACCAAGATGCAATATCCCGTTCCATTTATAAAAGGGAAGCGGGAGATAATACTGGACGGAGAAGCATATTTCGATGTAGCACATAACGAAAAATGTCCGTTTATTATACATACACAAGTCTTAGATGTAGAAGTTTTGGGAACAAAATTCAACCTGGAAGCTTACAGTAGAAAAAAAGTGTTTGAGGCATCTCTGATGCAAGGCAGAATAAAAATCCGATCTCCACACAACGAAAAGAATTCCGTGATCTTATCTCCCAATTACAAAAGTACATTGCAAAAGGGGAAATTAGTTGTCAGTAAGATTGATGATTATAACGTATATCGATGGAAAGAGGGCTTGTATTGCTTCAAGAGCAAACCTTTTATTGAAATAATGACAGATTTAGAAAAATACTACGATCTGAAAATTCAGATGGATAAAAAAGAAATAGAAAAGGTAACACTAACCGGCAAATTCAGAATATCCGACGGATTGGATTATGCTCTACGCGTTTTGCAAAATGATGTGCCTTTCACCTATCAAAGAGATAAAGAAAATGACGTCATCTATATAAAATGAAAAAACTAGTATTAACCTAATAAATAAAGACAGCCTATGAAATAATACTTATAAAACACAAAAAGCCGATAGATGTTTGCCCCATCTATCGGCTGGAGTAAGACAATTTTTTAACAAATCGTATTAATAACTCATTTGCAAAGATATGAAAAACATTCTTTTGTCGGATATTCATTGCCCTGAAAATCCGGAATTTAAATTACTACCCAGAATTATGCGAATATCAATATTTCTCTTATTCTGTTGCGTTTTCAGCCTAATGGCGAAAAACGGGTACTCCCAGAATGCTGTTGTAACAATTAACCGCAACAATGTTCAGCTGGAGGTCATATTGAATGAAATAGAATCCCAGACAGATTATCTGTTTATCTATAAAGATGGAGTGAATGTGAAAAGCCATAAAAGTATCCAAGTGAACAATAGACCAGTTTCCGAAGTATTAACTACATTACTGGCTGGTACTTCGATCGCTTATAAACTGGAAGGTAATCACATTATTCTTACCCAAAACAAGGCTTCTATTACCCAACAAGAATTGATAACCGGAGTTGTAACTGATGGGAAAGGAGAACAGCTAGTCGGAGTTACAATAATGTTGAAAGGAACTACACGAGGAACAATTACAGATGCAGACGGAAGATTTTCCTTACAAGCTGAAATTGGCAATAAACTGATGATCAGCTATGTAGGTTACACACCACAAGAAATCATGATAAAAGACAAGAAAAGTCTTCGCATCATCATGCAAGAAGATATAAAGTCATTGAATGAAGTTGTTGTAATCGGTTATGGTACACAAAAAAAGGGGGAAGTAGCTAGTGCTATTTCAAGTGTAAAATCAGATAATTTTATAAAAGTACCTTCTCCCGATGCCGCACAGATGATTCGGGGACAAGTTGCCGGTTTATCAATTGTAAGCCCAGATGCAAATCCTCTTTCTTCTTCCGAATTATCTTTGCGTGGAATTACCACACTTCTATCCAGCACCAGTCCACTGGTTCTTATCGATGGAATTCCGGGATCACTGAATACAGTATCACCTGATGAAATAGCGCAAATAGACGTACTAAAAGACGGATCGGCAGCAGCTATTTACGGAACACGCGGAACCAATGGAGTAATTATTGTCACAACAAAAAGCGTAAAAGGAGAAATGCCTACGACTGTCGATGTAAACGCTTACCTTTCTGTTCAGCAGATTGTTCGAAAGTTACCTATGATGACAGCCGCCCAATATAGGGAAAAAGCAAAGCAAGGATTACAAGGGGCCATTGATTATGGAGGTAATGTAGATTGGTTGGATGAAATCACACAGACT encodes the following:
- a CDS encoding HU family DNA-binding protein: MGIKFKVHETPQPKNRPGKKLSHARAVSDGTAKMDYLCKMICSRSTISSADVKAVLDSFAWAITLCLKSGQHVELEELGYFSPSLRTQPSADGKKMTVMVDGVNFRCSEKLKEGLRNAELEHVKTPAKLTLDEREKKMLDFLQRNKRISTLDYAELNGCSRYRATADIKLFVEKGVLSKIGGGTHVMYVLPINN
- a CDS encoding ATP-binding protein, with amino-acid sequence MEEKDIEKIYRGYRRKLKETPMSFTRFLYEKINWNDKLIGIKGARGVGKTTLMLQHIKRNFDQTDRALYVSLDNLWFTTHSLDDLVEYHYTHGGTYLFLDEVHRFPQWQTMLKNLNDDYPDLHVAYTGSSMLEIDIQQGDLSRRQMVYQLAGLSFREFLEFECGMKIPAYSLEEILQNHVAIASGVTEQVKILPLFEKYLRTGYYPFYKDTYEGYDFRLQEVVRQVIESDLPAVEDVQYVTTQKVKKLLMILVERVPHTPKMNELYKELETNREQGLKMLYALERGGLLALLTTQVKNYKSLSRPDKIYLDNSNLMYALSSNTDIGTLRETFFFNQLSVYHELLLPRQGDFYVDRHYLFEVGGRTKTFDQIKDVSDSFLAVDGTEVGHHNRIPLWMFGLLY
- a CDS encoding MBL fold metallo-hydrolase, with amino-acid sequence MRALSYLFSILIVFLCISFNGYSQELTTELNTGYKVGDYEVFVFAEGSGDAETGLLIDAPADITAKYAPNGTFPIATNVVLVKGKGKVWLIDTGYGWKIFEHMKNLGVECQDVDQILLTHMHGDHVGGMLLDGNPVFVNSSIAVSDKELAYWSSEVEMNKFPPDQRGNFHTVQKIKEQYGTKVKTVQALALDGDYGDGIFPIEAYGHTPGHIMYLISDGGEKLLVWGDLTHALAIQMPHPEISITYDVDPDMARETRLKVLEYLADKDIAVIGMHVPVPQPGKIVKDEISGRYKFLSKLK
- a CDS encoding RNA polymerase sigma-70 factor; the encoded protein is MIDLKSFNQFFTDYQQRFVYFACTYVHNEAVAEDFVIEAMMYYWENKDRLSADTNIPAYVLTTIKHKCIDYLRHQQIRQDATDEISQLYAWELSSRIVSLEDFEPNDIFTTEILTIVNKTLNTLPVQSKQIFIMSRYENKSYKEIALLLNMTPKGVEFHIAKVTKVLRLALKDYLPASLFFFHFL
- a CDS encoding M16 family metallopeptidase, with amino-acid sequence MKQKRFLIYSLLSFFCLFQLAAQQEMQPLPIDPQVRYGKLSNGLTYYIRHNELPKERADFYIAQNVGSMLEEENQRGLAHFLEHMAFNGSKNFPDKGMDEFTESVGMRGGENFNAYTSFDETVYMIMNAPVTRESVVDSCLLILHDWSGFITLADSAIEKERGVIREEWRTRQDAQARLWEQQLPKMYPDSRYAHRMPIGTIDVINNFKPNELRDYYHKWYRPDLQAIIIVGDIDVDKVEAAVKKIFADIPAPVNPAPREMFEVADNDMPLISIATDKEASNTILSIFYKHEKMPQDMYGTIAGVVKDYIQSVAATMMNERFNEMVQKANPPFVAAQASDGDYMISKTKGAWSVAALVKDNEVDSAMNALVTETERVKRFGFTPSEYDRARINVLKQYESLYNDRDKQRNSAFTNEYVRHFTEGGYIPGIETEYALIGQIAQAVPVEQVNKYIQDMIGERNIVISLTGPEKEGVTYPTDEQLLRDFMKAQRIPVEPYKETLSNEPLISELPAPGKITDSKEDPLFGATVLTLNNGIKVVLKHTDFKKDEIIMTATSSGGSTLFGNKDIDNLKVFNEVIDLGGLGNFSAIDLNKMLAGKKVSCSTSLGMDSENVNGSSTPSDLKTLFELIYLNFTAPRMDEEAYKSFENRMIAQLKNVELNPMVAFSDSLTKAIYNNNPRAMRIDPADFKNISYPRIMEMYKERFGDASGFVFTFVGNINTDSIRPLVEQYLATLPANGKIEQGNVKEVPAIRKGEYINRFKRQMETPKASVVNFYSGEMDYNLENIITATMLKQVLDLVYMEKVREEEGGTYGVQTSARISSFPKGQTFLQAYFDTDPDKREQMNTIVRNELKRISDIGPRPEDFKKTQDNILKRHAENQQENGYWLNTLDNYYYKGFDAATKYVETVNSITPAKIQAFTKKLLGQGNSIEVVMEP
- a CDS encoding FecR family protein; the encoded protein is MDKDILYRFFEGNTSVREMKQIKEWVEASDENSKQFRMERKLFNAMVLTGDLKQTNIYTTGNKKNTSFSKELLKIASIIVITVAITATAFLIRQDKDNSNFTMQTITVPAGQRVNLDLPDGSNVWLNAGTKMQYPVPFIKGKREIILDGEAYFDVAHNEKCPFIIHTQVLDVEVLGTKFNLEAYSRKKVFEASLMQGRIKIRSPHNEKNSVILSPNYKSTLQKGKLVVSKIDDYNVYRWKEGLYCFKSKPFIEIMTDLEKYYDLKIQMDKKEIEKVTLTGKFRISDGLDYALRVLQNDVPFTYQRDKENDVIYIK